In Vibrio sp. 10N, the following proteins share a genomic window:
- a CDS encoding cation:proton antiporter domain-containing protein, translating into MDMNSFLMTAALAFLIIGCCVALSVRLNIGSVVGFIIAGVILGPNTPGLVASNNVETLQSIADFGVVLFLFTLGLEMRPKQLWSMRKTLLLQGMGQVALTGACFTIVAVLFDVPWEVGLVLGLILAQSSTAVVVSMLADKRELGTSHGKNVFANLMGQDMSIVLVMGVIPILAHSKVEAQVGLLEKSLVFVGVITLIVLLARFVLPKLLVWSAKLRSKEAFVLMLASAILLTVLCSQQAGLSETLGVFLLGMLLSDSEFKHILEEVVAPIKGILMSLFFLAVGMSIDPNIIAGHPILILGLLVATILIKFSVFFGLALLDRKGKLVATKTAFALAQVGEFAFVLFGVAQAFELLSPQTVSIGFVVISLSMIATPWLYEFGKRVCDALITKQELKHEDGSPNCELVVVGLDEVGRLVCMMAEKAGISYVGYDLDYDRVSRAKSLNLNAHFGDILSRKTRQLAGLPSAKGSFISVTESSRLRKIAKVLCRYKNMEVYARTNSRLDEVFLKDLGVNHASSVYIESTLSKGRELLNDFGVEEHRVTEIANELRTELIL; encoded by the coding sequence ATGGATATGAATAGCTTCTTAATGACAGCCGCGTTGGCATTTTTGATTATTGGTTGCTGCGTAGCACTTTCTGTAAGGCTCAACATTGGTTCTGTAGTAGGTTTTATCATTGCTGGTGTGATTTTAGGGCCGAACACACCGGGGCTTGTTGCGTCGAATAATGTCGAAACACTGCAATCCATTGCCGATTTTGGTGTTGTGCTATTCCTGTTTACCTTGGGGCTTGAGATGCGCCCAAAACAGCTCTGGAGTATGCGTAAAACGCTGTTGCTTCAGGGTATGGGCCAAGTCGCGCTCACGGGTGCATGCTTTACCATTGTTGCGGTACTTTTTGACGTACCTTGGGAAGTAGGTCTGGTACTAGGTTTGATCCTCGCTCAGTCATCGACCGCGGTAGTGGTGAGTATGCTTGCCGACAAACGGGAATTGGGCACTTCGCATGGGAAGAATGTCTTTGCCAACTTAATGGGGCAAGATATGAGTATTGTGCTGGTTATGGGGGTAATTCCCATTCTTGCCCACAGTAAAGTCGAAGCTCAGGTGGGGCTTCTCGAAAAAAGCTTAGTGTTTGTAGGCGTCATAACCTTGATAGTGTTGTTGGCAAGATTTGTGTTGCCCAAGTTACTCGTATGGAGTGCAAAACTGCGAAGTAAAGAAGCTTTTGTACTCATGCTAGCAAGTGCCATCCTCCTGACAGTTTTGTGTTCACAACAAGCGGGGCTATCTGAAACCTTAGGCGTCTTTTTACTGGGTATGCTGCTCTCTGATTCGGAGTTTAAACACATACTGGAGGAGGTTGTTGCGCCGATAAAGGGCATTTTAATGTCTCTGTTCTTCTTGGCGGTAGGCATGTCGATTGACCCAAATATCATCGCCGGACACCCCATTCTGATCTTGGGACTGCTGGTCGCAACCATCCTAATTAAGTTCTCAGTGTTCTTTGGACTCGCACTCTTGGATCGCAAAGGCAAATTAGTAGCAACCAAAACCGCTTTCGCCCTTGCTCAAGTTGGTGAGTTTGCGTTTGTATTGTTTGGCGTCGCGCAAGCGTTTGAGCTTCTGTCTCCACAAACGGTCTCAATCGGGTTTGTTGTTATTAGTTTAAGTATGATAGCGACACCTTGGTTGTACGAGTTTGGAAAGAGAGTCTGTGACGCGCTCATTACCAAGCAAGAACTAAAACATGAAGATGGTTCGCCGAATTGTGAACTTGTTGTCGTCGGTTTAGATGAGGTGGGCAGACTCGTTTGTATGATGGCTGAAAAAGCGGGTATCAGCTATGTGGGTTATGATTTGGACTACGACCGTGTTAGCCGTGCTAAGTCACTGAATCTCAATGCGCACTTCGGTGATATTTTATCAAGGAAGACACGGCAGCTTGCCGGACTGCCTTCTGCAAAAGGGTCGTTTATTTCAGTTACCGAGTCATCTAGGTTAAGAAAGATAGCTAAAGTTTTGTGCAGGTACAAAAACATGGAAGTCTATGCAAGGACAAACTCCAGGTTAGATGAGGTGTTTTTGAAAGATCTTGGAGTCAATCATGCAAGTTCCGTCTACATAGAAAGCACCCTCAGCAAAGGACGTGAACTGTTGAATGATTTTGGCGTAGAGGAGCACAGGGTGACGGAGATTGCGAACGAGTTGCGTACAGAGCTAATCCTTTGA
- a CDS encoding carboxylesterase family protein yields the protein MRKSVRTVLSLAIPLALAACGGSNNSTTKPSEPKPVEPGVSYPVETEIGDVTLVATSESVVVRDTAGTQQKVRIESFKGIPYAEATRFNHSDTVALEDGYATEFGAVCPQTALTEIRQSEDCLNLNIWRPSNLEADQRVPVYVFIHGGNFENGSGSDPHVHGDNVVAQGQLDGQPFIAVTFNYRLGLLGSTYKDDSKGGNFGIGDQKRALEWVNNNIDKFGGDAGDVTVMGQGAGAMSIGILQQDNSDEFIAGEYFQRAIMQSNPYGFEYKSSSNAESFASVSEMENMSLKEIMDKQQSMSRATSKIVDWVVTSAATINPISSNATPIATLMPFAPYIEYRKKLIGSDKGYHLKSQPFDTELTVPTVAGYNAADERAFGSLADITFLIPMVVDLIMNNDPDLLTEENGPQSPEVIATWLTEEDNVELLRAELASIDGNDVNIQLELGDIINLLPETAYEAVNTLFYGLGNTDQTGTLLGFEDYAANSEKELSGAFDNMKQFNQMTSDMMFAGPIRAQVASAYDSQIQATMYEFNYRGSFNSVPKGNLFSEKETDLIQVVKSLSCSFGTPCFGSELPFVFNKAVRSDGTTFSVSSQDEAMMSKMSRVWFSDELFEKEQYQKGSDSVWVIDGSETDGPTYDWDRMTKVGKDELLKDGRLAGMESSELIGFYLK from the coding sequence ATGCGTAAGTCTGTTCGTACTGTTCTATCTCTAGCAATTCCTTTAGCGCTTGCTGCTTGTGGCGGCAGCAACAACTCTACAACTAAACCGAGTGAGCCTAAGCCTGTAGAACCCGGTGTAAGCTACCCAGTTGAAACTGAAATTGGCGATGTCACTTTGGTCGCCACTAGCGAGTCTGTTGTTGTACGCGATACTGCGGGCACACAACAAAAGGTTCGAATTGAAAGCTTTAAGGGTATCCCTTATGCAGAAGCGACTCGCTTTAATCACAGTGATACGGTTGCTCTAGAAGACGGTTATGCTACAGAGTTTGGTGCGGTATGTCCGCAAACGGCGTTAACCGAAATTCGCCAATCAGAGGACTGCCTAAATCTTAATATTTGGCGTCCGAGTAATCTAGAGGCTGACCAACGAGTACCTGTATATGTATTCATTCATGGTGGTAACTTTGAAAACGGCTCTGGTTCAGATCCTCATGTTCACGGTGACAATGTTGTCGCTCAAGGACAACTAGACGGACAGCCTTTTATCGCAGTCACATTTAACTACCGTCTGGGTTTACTTGGCTCGACTTACAAAGATGACAGCAAAGGCGGAAACTTTGGTATTGGTGACCAAAAACGCGCGTTAGAGTGGGTTAACAACAATATTGATAAGTTTGGTGGTGATGCAGGTGACGTAACAGTTATGGGACAGGGCGCAGGCGCTATGTCGATAGGTATCCTGCAGCAAGACAACAGCGATGAGTTTATTGCTGGCGAGTATTTCCAGCGCGCAATCATGCAAAGTAATCCATATGGCTTTGAATACAAAAGCAGCAGCAATGCTGAATCCTTCGCGTCTGTTTCTGAGATGGAGAACATGTCGCTGAAAGAAATTATGGACAAGCAACAATCAATGTCTAGGGCAACGTCTAAGATTGTGGATTGGGTAGTCACTAGCGCTGCAACAATAAACCCAATCAGCTCAAACGCGACACCAATAGCGACGTTGATGCCATTTGCGCCTTACATTGAGTATCGAAAAAAACTGATTGGGTCAGACAAAGGTTATCACCTAAAATCTCAACCTTTTGATACTGAACTTACAGTACCAACAGTTGCAGGTTATAACGCTGCGGATGAGCGCGCGTTTGGTTCTCTGGCGGACATTACCTTCTTGATTCCTATGGTAGTGGATTTGATCATGAACAATGACCCAGATCTTTTGACTGAAGAAAATGGGCCACAATCACCCGAAGTCATCGCTACTTGGTTGACAGAAGAAGACAATGTTGAGTTGCTGCGAGCTGAGCTAGCGAGCATTGACGGCAATGATGTAAACATCCAGTTAGAGTTGGGTGACATCATCAACCTTCTACCAGAGACCGCTTACGAAGCTGTAAATACACTGTTCTATGGTCTAGGTAATACTGATCAAACAGGCACCTTACTTGGCTTTGAGGATTATGCGGCTAACTCGGAAAAAGAGCTTAGCGGTGCGTTTGATAACATGAAGCAGTTTAACCAAATGACCAGCGATATGATGTTTGCGGGCCCTATTCGAGCTCAAGTCGCGTCAGCTTATGATTCTCAAATTCAAGCGACTATGTATGAGTTTAACTATCGTGGTAGCTTTAACTCAGTACCAAAAGGTAACTTATTTAGTGAGAAAGAAACTGATCTCATTCAAGTAGTGAAATCGCTGAGCTGCAGCTTCGGAACGCCATGTTTTGGCTCAGAGCTTCCTTTCGTTTTTAACAAAGCCGTGCGCTCTGATGGAACAACGTTTAGTGTGTCTAGTCAAGATGAAGCAATGATGAGTAAGATGTCTCGTGTTTGGTTTAGCGATGAGTTGTTCGAAAAAGAACAGTACCAGAAAGGTTCAGATAGCGTTTGGGTTATCGATGGCAGTGAAACAGATGGTCCGACGTATGATTGGGACCGAATGACGAAAGTTGGCAAGGATGAGCTTCTTAAAGATGGCAGACTAGCGGGTATGGAAAGCAGTGAGCTAATCGGCTTCTACTTAAAATAA
- a CDS encoding GNAT family N-acetyltransferase, translated as MFREMTRDDFDAFWPTFSKNIEGQETYAFEPNMSLEQSFDVWCNLPLKTFVYVKDREILGSFYIKANATGPSRHICNCGYMVSERARGKGIACLMCEYSQQIAIELGFEAMQFNSVVSTNTTAVALWQSLGFDIVGTIPRAYNHSRLGYVDSFVMYKGLVGE; from the coding sequence ATGTTTCGTGAAATGACTCGAGACGATTTTGACGCATTTTGGCCTACGTTTTCAAAAAACATCGAGGGTCAGGAGACTTATGCTTTTGAACCAAATATGTCATTAGAACAGTCGTTTGATGTTTGGTGCAATCTACCACTCAAAACATTCGTTTATGTAAAAGACAGAGAGATACTAGGCTCGTTTTACATAAAAGCAAATGCTACAGGACCAAGCCGCCATATTTGCAATTGCGGATACATGGTATCTGAGAGAGCCAGAGGGAAGGGGATTGCATGTTTAATGTGCGAGTACTCGCAACAGATTGCTATAGAACTGGGGTTTGAAGCGATGCAGTTTAACAGTGTGGTATCGACAAATACTACCGCAGTGGCGCTTTGGCAAAGTCTTGGCTTTGATATCGTAGGGACGATTCCTAGAGCCTATAATCACAGCCGCCTAGGTTATGTTGATAGTTTCGTGATGTATAAAGGGCTAGTGGGAGAGTAG
- a CDS encoding bifunctional aspartate transaminase/aspartate 4-decarboxylase codes for MSNIDFSQFENLSPFELKDKLIEVAKTTPDRMLMDAGRGNPNFLATLPRHAFLRLGDFAMQEAERNYAYLDAGFGGIPDGKGIVERFDTFVGKAGDSEGVRFLEKALSYAKDRLGIDKQEFLNELVLAFLGCNYPVPPRMLVNIEKVVKQYIAEEMYGPMPTTTNFDLFATEGGTASMTYTFQTMFHNGLLKKGDKVALTTPIFTPYLEIPELSEYELEIVEIRLDEKTWQLPQSEIEKLADEQIKLLCVVNPANPASVKFSDDTLNRLTSFVEEQRKDLFIITDDVYGTFADNFVSLFAKLPYNTLCVYSFSKYFGATGWRLGTIAIQDNNVFDDAMRALPEAQQLQLDDRYKTLTPTPRDIKFIDRIVADSRAVALNHTAGLSLPQQVQMAMFSLNCLMDLEDKYKDACKRIIRERFNTLYENMGITVEEDKDRVDYYTLLELDTLGGKLYGDEFVEWFKASNKGKDFLFRLAHETGVILLPGKGFDVVHASVRVSLANLTHHEYELIGRETRRVLDEYFQEFMAQ; via the coding sequence ATGTCTAACATCGACTTCTCACAATTCGAAAACCTAAGCCCATTTGAACTTAAAGACAAACTTATCGAAGTGGCAAAAACGACTCCAGACCGCATGCTTATGGACGCTGGCCGTGGTAACCCTAACTTCCTAGCAACGCTACCTCGTCACGCTTTCCTTCGCTTAGGTGACTTCGCAATGCAAGAAGCTGAGCGCAACTACGCTTACCTAGATGCTGGCTTTGGCGGCATCCCAGATGGTAAAGGCATCGTTGAGCGTTTTGATACGTTCGTAGGTAAAGCGGGTGACTCTGAAGGCGTTCGTTTCCTAGAAAAAGCACTGAGCTACGCGAAAGACCGTCTAGGTATCGACAAGCAAGAGTTCCTAAATGAGCTAGTACTCGCATTCCTTGGTTGTAACTACCCTGTTCCTCCTCGCATGCTTGTGAACATCGAAAAAGTGGTTAAGCAATACATCGCAGAAGAGATGTATGGCCCTATGCCAACTACGACTAACTTTGACCTATTCGCAACTGAAGGCGGCACTGCGTCAATGACCTACACCTTCCAAACCATGTTCCACAATGGTCTGCTGAAGAAAGGTGACAAGGTTGCACTGACTACGCCTATCTTTACTCCGTACCTAGAAATCCCAGAGCTTTCTGAGTACGAACTGGAAATCGTAGAAATCCGTCTAGACGAGAAAACATGGCAGCTTCCTCAATCTGAGATTGAAAAGCTAGCTGACGAGCAAATCAAACTGCTTTGTGTGGTAAACCCAGCTAACCCAGCGTCTGTGAAGTTCTCTGACGACACGCTAAACCGCCTAACTTCATTTGTTGAAGAGCAGCGTAAAGACCTATTCATCATTACTGATGACGTGTACGGCACATTCGCAGATAACTTTGTATCGCTATTTGCAAAACTGCCATACAACACACTTTGTGTGTACTCATTTTCAAAATACTTCGGTGCAACAGGCTGGCGTCTAGGCACTATCGCAATTCAAGACAACAACGTGTTTGATGATGCGATGCGTGCACTACCAGAAGCACAGCAGCTTCAGCTTGATGACCGTTACAAAACACTGACTCCAACGCCGCGTGACATTAAATTTATCGACCGCATCGTTGCAGACAGCCGTGCCGTAGCACTAAACCACACCGCGGGTCTATCGCTACCACAACAAGTTCAAATGGCAATGTTCTCTCTAAACTGCCTAATGGACCTAGAAGACAAGTACAAAGACGCATGTAAACGCATCATCCGCGAGCGCTTCAACACGCTTTACGAAAACATGGGCATTACTGTCGAAGAAGACAAAGACCGAGTGGATTACTACACCCTACTTGAGCTAGACACCCTAGGTGGCAAGCTTTACGGCGACGAGTTCGTTGAGTGGTTCAAAGCAAGTAACAAGGGTAAAGACTTCTTGTTCCGCCTGGCTCACGAAACCGGTGTTATCTTGCTTCCTGGTAAAGGCTTCGATGTGGTACACGCATCAGTACGTGTGTCACTCGCTAACCTAACTCACCACGAGTATGAGTTGATTGGCCGCGAAACTCGCCGCGTACTTGATGAGTACTTCCAAGAGTTCATGGCTCAATAA
- a CDS encoding HD domain-containing protein, with product MLETYEPQFKAFIQSEMTQDLAHDLCHVMRVVSLAKKLCTLEGGNIDVVLPAAYLHDCFSFPKNHPQRELSSTKAAEKALSFLKTIDYLSKHFKAIHHAICAHSFSANIPPQTLEAKIVQDADRLDALGAIGVARCLQVSTQMGVSLYNEDDPFCAVRDPDDKRYSIDHYHTKLFRLPGMMQTASAKLEAEQRVKFMRNFLNQLGSEISG from the coding sequence GTGTTAGAGACTTACGAGCCACAGTTTAAGGCGTTCATACAATCTGAAATGACACAAGATTTAGCTCATGACCTTTGTCATGTCATGCGCGTAGTTAGTCTCGCAAAGAAACTTTGTACACTCGAAGGTGGAAATATAGATGTCGTTCTACCAGCGGCGTACTTGCATGATTGTTTTTCCTTCCCGAAGAACCATCCTCAACGTGAGCTCAGTTCAACTAAAGCTGCGGAGAAAGCCTTAAGCTTTTTGAAAACAATTGACTACCTGTCAAAGCACTTCAAAGCGATTCATCATGCTATTTGTGCACACAGCTTTAGTGCCAATATTCCACCGCAAACCTTAGAAGCGAAAATAGTACAAGATGCAGACAGGCTTGATGCCCTTGGCGCGATAGGCGTCGCTCGTTGTTTGCAGGTCAGCACTCAAATGGGAGTGAGTTTGTACAATGAAGATGACCCTTTTTGTGCTGTAAGGGACCCTGATGACAAGCGCTATTCAATCGATCACTACCACACTAAGCTGTTTCGTCTTCCTGGTATGATGCAGACTGCTTCAGCAAAACTAGAGGCAGAACAGAGAGTGAAATTCATGCGAAATTTTCTAAATCAGTTAGGGAGTGAGATCTCTGGTTAG
- a CDS encoding YtoQ family protein: protein MECVLKVYLSGEIHTDWREQIIEGCKAKDLNISFTSANTDHESSDSAGDGLGAESQQFWRDHKSAKVNAIRIQTAIKACDIAIIRFGDKYKQWNAAFDAGYCAALGKPYITLHDENLVHALKEVDGAAQAWATTPEQVVDLLAYVIS, encoded by the coding sequence ATGGAGTGCGTGTTGAAAGTATATCTATCAGGTGAAATACATACCGATTGGCGAGAGCAAATCATCGAGGGCTGTAAAGCCAAGGATCTTAATATCAGTTTTACGTCTGCTAATACGGATCATGAATCAAGTGATTCTGCGGGCGATGGTTTAGGCGCTGAGTCTCAACAGTTTTGGCGCGACCACAAATCTGCAAAAGTAAACGCCATTAGAATTCAAACGGCTATCAAAGCATGTGATATCGCGATCATTCGTTTTGGCGACAAATATAAGCAGTGGAATGCGGCTTTTGATGCTGGGTACTGCGCAGCACTGGGCAAGCCTTACATCACTCTACATGATGAAAATTTAGTGCATGCGCTGAAAGAGGTCGATGGCGCTGCACAAGCATGGGCGACGACACCGGAACAAGTTGTTGATTTGTTGGCCTACGTTATTTCTTAA
- a CDS encoding VF530 family protein: MSQEQPNNPLHGLTLEKILVRLQEHYGWEGLDAEIQINCFYNNPSIKSSLKFLRRTQWARDKVEALYIDTFCR; the protein is encoded by the coding sequence ATGAGTCAAGAGCAACCAAACAATCCACTACACGGCCTGACATTAGAAAAAATCCTAGTACGCCTTCAAGAGCACTATGGTTGGGAAGGCTTAGACGCGGAAATTCAGATTAATTGCTTTTACAACAACCCCTCTATCAAATCTTCTCTTAAATTCTTGCGCCGCACTCAGTGGGCGAGAGACAAGGTAGAGGCTCTCTATATCGATACCTTCTGTCGATAA
- a CDS encoding patatin-like phospholipase family protein, protein MTTKKYSIVLLALVLSACSSQHALEDRVTKENYTEVNLQHSEQFKGEEPYRFWGNEGPEFLLESKYHPSSITVSGERMNILALSGGGANGAFGAGVINGLYDAGKLPDYSIVTGVSAGALIAPFVFTGGEDIHKLRDVMLSLDDREVLGKKNFLNTIFKDAFTNGKSLFELMETTYGDDMIAKIAEQHRLGKRLFIGTTHFDSGKQITWNLGEIAASDLPNKAELIHQILAASASIPGVFPPQFINVEYEGETLEELHVDGGLTFQMFFDPSNFDYGQLSEAMGLEQPPQVHVIRNGTLEPGYKQVKDKGMDLLSRSISNLTLQQTRGDMYRMLYMSERNDYDIAFTYVDTSFKAHKKGKKMFDAEYMNNLYNYGYRKAQGETLWVTEAP, encoded by the coding sequence ATGACAACTAAAAAATATTCGATTGTGCTTCTAGCACTGGTTTTGAGCGCCTGCTCTTCACAGCATGCTTTAGAAGACCGAGTAACAAAAGAGAATTACACCGAGGTTAACCTCCAACACTCAGAGCAATTTAAAGGTGAAGAACCGTACCGATTTTGGGGTAACGAAGGTCCAGAGTTTTTATTAGAGAGCAAATACCACCCATCATCAATTACCGTGAGCGGAGAGCGAATGAATATTCTCGCGCTATCAGGCGGTGGTGCTAATGGAGCGTTTGGTGCTGGTGTAATTAATGGCCTTTATGATGCGGGTAAGCTTCCAGATTATTCGATTGTCACCGGCGTTAGTGCTGGTGCGCTTATTGCGCCGTTTGTTTTCACTGGCGGTGAAGATATTCATAAACTTCGTGACGTAATGCTAAGCCTTGATGATCGAGAAGTTTTGGGCAAAAAGAACTTTCTGAATACGATTTTTAAAGATGCCTTTACTAACGGCAAAAGCTTGTTCGAGCTGATGGAAACGACCTACGGCGATGACATGATTGCAAAGATTGCCGAGCAGCATCGCTTGGGTAAGCGCCTATTCATTGGCACGACTCATTTCGACTCAGGCAAGCAGATTACTTGGAACTTAGGTGAAATTGCTGCAAGTGATTTACCGAACAAAGCGGAGTTAATTCACCAAATCTTGGCCGCTAGTGCTTCGATACCAGGAGTGTTTCCTCCACAGTTCATTAACGTGGAGTACGAAGGCGAAACGCTCGAGGAGTTGCATGTTGATGGTGGTCTAACGTTCCAAATGTTCTTTGATCCATCAAACTTTGACTACGGCCAGTTGAGTGAGGCTATGGGCTTAGAACAACCCCCTCAAGTTCACGTAATTCGAAACGGTACGCTTGAGCCAGGTTACAAGCAAGTAAAAGACAAAGGCATGGATCTGTTGTCGCGCAGTATTAGCAACTTGACGCTTCAACAAACGCGTGGAGACATGTATCGCATGCTCTATATGAGTGAGCGCAATGATTATGACATCGCGTTTACCTATGTGGATACATCGTTTAAAGCTCATAAAAAAGGTAAGAAGATGTTCGATGCTGAATACATGAACAATCTTTACAACTATGGCTATCGCAAAGCGCAAGGTGAAACCTTGTGGGTGACTGAAGCACCTTAA
- the pdxY gene encoding pyridoxal kinase PdxY → MKGIISIQSHVVYGRAGNSSAVFPLQRLGFEVWPIHTVQFSNHTQYQQGWTGYAFHPSIIGELTLGLNKIGALKDCEAILSGYMGSAAQAHEVLKLVNKVKKENPNALYVCDPVMGDSEKGCILDPEITDELITHLMPAADVIIPNQFELTQFTGIEITSLEDAVKACKKALTMGPKVVLVKHLHGISNNIFTMMLATEGHCYMVQRPFLDFEREPVGVGDLISALFTAGLLSELSPVKAFEHANNACYGVLRETHRRDEWELQTVAAQQSLVDPKDRFCATQLA, encoded by the coding sequence ATGAAAGGTATTATTTCTATTCAATCACACGTTGTTTATGGACGTGCTGGAAACAGCTCTGCTGTATTCCCACTACAAAGACTTGGCTTTGAAGTATGGCCAATTCACACCGTTCAGTTCTCAAACCATACACAATACCAACAGGGTTGGACTGGATACGCATTTCACCCGAGTATCATTGGGGAGCTAACGCTTGGCCTAAATAAGATTGGTGCTCTTAAAGACTGTGAAGCGATTTTATCAGGTTACATGGGCAGTGCAGCACAAGCACACGAAGTACTTAAGCTGGTAAACAAAGTAAAAAAAGAAAACCCAAATGCACTCTACGTGTGTGATCCAGTAATGGGAGATTCTGAGAAGGGCTGCATCCTAGATCCTGAAATAACGGATGAGTTGATTACTCACCTTATGCCTGCAGCAGATGTGATTATTCCTAATCAATTTGAGCTCACTCAGTTTACCGGGATCGAGATAACTTCTCTTGAAGACGCGGTGAAAGCATGCAAAAAAGCACTGACAATGGGACCAAAGGTTGTATTGGTAAAACACTTGCACGGTATATCAAACAACATTTTCACCATGATGCTAGCGACTGAGGGCCATTGCTATATGGTTCAGCGCCCTTTCCTCGACTTCGAACGCGAGCCCGTAGGCGTTGGCGACTTGATTTCTGCGCTGTTTACAGCAGGTCTTCTAAGCGAACTTTCACCTGTTAAAGCATTCGAACATGCAAACAATGCTTGTTATGGCGTTCTACGCGAGACCCACAGGCGTGACGAGTGGGAGCTCCAAACTGTCGCGGCCCAACAAAGCCTTGTCGATCCGAAAGATCGTTTCTGTGCAACTCAACTAGCGTAA
- a CDS encoding BamA/TamA family outer membrane protein — translation MIKINTPFSTAALFAFSIFASPFSSAMIDPQDGYLDMGDYLANNAYGFLPVPIVITEPAIGVGGGMLGMFLHESDEEREKRKQHALTSLDGGAQLLAPAITVAGGAYTDNGTWIALIGHRHTWNEDSIRYIGGAGYGHANIDVYKRFQGDGLPGFIDPYSGTLGMGTESEGFLMKQRVSFRVPNSDLFLGVSQTYSSFSTTVDSLSLDINDRNLEMSNLGANFDSSLSALGLVAEYDTRNNLFFPTKGSSVVAEYLVYDSALGSDFDYATFEVDAYQYVPVNKHLTLAFAGSYSSLNTDESYLPPLAKPYINMRGVAAYKYQGDEVSTLQAQAMWHLNHRWTINAFYGVGSTAEEHNELFEDTVDAYGVGFRYQIARRYGIHVGVDVAFSEDQGTAYFQVGTGF, via the coding sequence ATGATTAAAATCAATACACCTTTTTCGACAGCAGCACTATTTGCATTTTCCATTTTTGCTAGTCCTTTCAGTAGTGCGATGATTGATCCGCAAGATGGATATCTGGATATGGGCGATTACCTGGCGAACAATGCCTATGGTTTTTTGCCTGTTCCAATTGTGATTACCGAACCGGCAATTGGTGTGGGAGGCGGTATGCTTGGTATGTTCCTTCACGAGTCTGACGAAGAGCGCGAAAAACGCAAGCAACATGCATTGACATCACTCGATGGGGGTGCACAACTACTGGCTCCAGCGATTACCGTAGCTGGTGGTGCGTATACTGACAATGGTACTTGGATCGCACTCATTGGTCACCGACATACCTGGAATGAAGACAGTATTCGTTATATCGGTGGAGCAGGTTATGGCCATGCCAACATCGATGTCTACAAAAGATTTCAGGGAGATGGTTTACCCGGCTTTATTGACCCTTATTCTGGCACCCTAGGTATGGGAACCGAAAGTGAAGGCTTTTTGATGAAGCAGCGAGTATCGTTTCGAGTTCCAAACAGTGACTTGTTTTTGGGGGTGTCGCAAACCTATTCGAGTTTCAGTACTACCGTCGATTCTCTCTCGCTGGATATTAATGATCGTAACCTAGAGATGTCCAATCTTGGAGCAAATTTTGATAGCTCACTATCTGCTCTGGGGTTAGTAGCCGAGTACGACACAAGAAACAATCTGTTTTTCCCAACTAAGGGCTCGTCCGTGGTTGCAGAATATCTTGTCTACGATTCTGCTTTAGGCAGCGATTTTGATTACGCGACATTTGAGGTCGATGCCTATCAATACGTGCCAGTAAATAAGCATTTAACCTTGGCATTTGCCGGTTCATACAGCTCGCTAAACACTGATGAAAGTTACCTACCACCTTTGGCAAAGCCTTATATCAATATGCGTGGTGTAGCTGCTTATAAATATCAAGGTGACGAAGTAAGTACATTACAAGCTCAGGCGATGTGGCATTTGAACCATCGTTGGACCATCAACGCCTTTTATGGCGTTGGCTCAACAGCAGAAGAACATAATGAACTGTTTGAAGATACGGTCGATGCTTATGGTGTCGGTTTTCGCTATCAGATCGCGAGGCGTTACGGTATCCATGTGGGCGTCGATGTGGCATTTAGTGAAGATCAAGGCACGGCTTACTTTCAAGTTGGCACGGGGTTCTGA
- a CDS encoding SH3 domain-containing protein, whose protein sequence is MQYKVVKDYTDIPEHPIIVTQGEQLTVVEESDPQGDWPNWVLCRGCGKKGWVPKQILTIKSDAAIVQSDYRAVEHSLSVGEILVAEFELNGWIWCEKSSDKGVMGWSPLNHLARV, encoded by the coding sequence ATGCAGTACAAAGTAGTAAAGGATTACACCGATATACCCGAACATCCGATCATCGTTACACAAGGTGAGCAACTCACAGTCGTTGAAGAATCTGATCCGCAAGGCGATTGGCCAAACTGGGTTCTTTGTCGCGGTTGCGGTAAGAAAGGATGGGTGCCTAAGCAGATACTAACGATAAAGAGTGACGCAGCAATAGTTCAAAGTGACTACCGCGCTGTAGAGCACTCATTGTCGGTAGGTGAGATATTGGTTGCTGAGTTTGAGCTTAATGGTTGGATTTGGTGTGAAAAATCAAGCGACAAAGGTGTTATGGGTTGGTCGCCTTTAAACCACCTTGCGCGAGTTTGA